A genomic segment from Nodularia sphaerocarpa UHCC 0038 encodes:
- a CDS encoding aldehyde dehydrogenase family protein, translating into MVTATVPGQQVKIRPTQLLINNQWVESVSGRRFDTINPSTGEVICQVAEADTADVDFAVEAARNAFNGEWRKISATRRGELLYKLADLIEENTDELARLETLDNGKPLQDSLGDLGLVVACYRYYAGWADKVQGKTIPINGNYFCYTRHEPVGVVGQIIPWNFPLLMQAWKLAPALATGNTVVMKTAEQTPLSALRVGELIIEAGFPPGVVNLLSGYGPTAGAAIARHRDIDKVAFTGSTEVGHLIMEAAAKSNLKRITLELGGKSPNIVFADADLDAAIAGSHDALFFNQGQCCSAGSRVFVEEKCYDEFVAKSVTKAQQRIVGNPFDSNTQQGPQVDQAQFDRVMSYINSGMREGAQMLCGGNQVGDRGFFIAPTVFADVRDDMQIAQEEIFGPVMSIIKFQDLDEVIHRANNTMYGLAAAVWTQDISKAYAIANNVRAGTVWVNCYDVFDAAAPFGGFKQSGMGRELGEYGLQQYTEIKTVTIKL; encoded by the coding sequence ATGGTTACAGCAACAGTACCAGGACAACAGGTGAAAATCAGACCAACGCAACTGCTAATCAATAATCAATGGGTAGAAAGTGTCAGTGGTCGCCGATTTGACACAATTAATCCTTCCACAGGGGAGGTAATATGTCAAGTAGCAGAAGCTGATACAGCCGATGTAGACTTTGCAGTAGAAGCAGCCCGCAACGCTTTTAATGGCGAATGGCGCAAAATATCCGCTACCCGTCGCGGTGAATTATTGTATAAATTAGCAGATTTGATTGAGGAAAATACAGATGAGTTGGCGCGGCTGGAAACTTTAGACAACGGTAAACCATTACAAGATTCTTTGGGTGATTTGGGGTTAGTTGTCGCCTGTTACCGCTACTATGCAGGCTGGGCTGATAAAGTTCAGGGTAAAACCATTCCCATTAATGGGAATTACTTTTGCTATACGCGCCATGAACCTGTGGGGGTGGTGGGTCAAATTATTCCTTGGAATTTCCCGCTATTAATGCAAGCTTGGAAATTAGCCCCAGCTTTGGCTACGGGTAACACTGTGGTGATGAAAACCGCCGAACAAACTCCTTTATCTGCATTGCGGGTGGGTGAGTTAATAATTGAAGCTGGTTTTCCCCCTGGTGTGGTGAATCTATTATCAGGATACGGTCCCACAGCCGGGGCGGCGATCGCTCGTCATAGAGATATTGACAAAGTGGCTTTTACTGGTTCCACTGAAGTCGGACATCTAATTATGGAAGCTGCTGCTAAAAGCAACCTGAAACGCATCACTTTGGAATTGGGCGGTAAAAGTCCGAATATCGTGTTTGCAGATGCTGATTTGGATGCGGCGATCGCAGGTTCCCATGATGCCTTATTCTTCAATCAAGGTCAGTGCTGTAGCGCAGGTTCACGGGTATTTGTCGAAGAAAAATGCTATGATGAATTTGTAGCTAAAAGTGTAACTAAAGCCCAGCAGCGCATTGTCGGAAATCCCTTCGATAGCAACACCCAACAAGGACCGCAAGTAGACCAAGCCCAATTTGACCGAGTAATGAGTTACATCAATTCGGGGATGCGGGAAGGCGCGCAAATGCTATGTGGCGGAAATCAAGTAGGCGATCGCGGATTCTTTATTGCACCCACAGTATTTGCTGATGTCCGCGATGATATGCAGATCGCCCAAGAAGAAATCTTTGGTCCAGTCATGAGTATCATCAAATTCCAAGACCTGGATGAAGTCATTCACCGTGCCAATAATACCATGTACGGACTCGCCGCCGCCGTATGGACACAAGATATTAGCAAAGCTTATGCGATCGCTAACAACGTCCGGGCGGGTACAGTCTGGGTAAATTGTTACGACGTATTCGATGCAGCAGCACCCTTTGGCGGCTTCAAACAGTCCGGTATGGGTAGAGAACTCGGCGAATATGGACTGCAACAATACACCGAAATTAAGACTGTTACAATCAAATTATAA